A region from the Bactrocera dorsalis isolate Fly_Bdor chromosome 1, ASM2337382v1, whole genome shotgun sequence genome encodes:
- the LOC105230761 gene encoding cAMP-dependent protein kinase catalytic subunit 2, with product MAHQMELVPSNVGQAAESEMKIIAVEKANKPINTRFSGKVDYDMVLVVFRDSFLKKWDKMTPSPDTGLQGFDELATIGAGSFGRVKLVREKSTGNYYAAKLVLKEMIVKTKQVPHIFNEKRVLLSIDFPYVVMMDFCRKDFDHLIFGLPFINGGELFTYHRKVRKFSEKQARFYAAQIFLGLEYLHNLQLLYRDLKPENILIDRKGYLKITDFGFAKRVETRTLTLCGTPEYLAPELIKSKPYSTSVDWWAFGVLVYEFVAGNSPFSEYNRDVMMMYGKICDGAYKIPASFPPMLKDLISKLLVVDPSKRLGCLTNAHKDIKNHDWFKGVDWYGLLNQQIQPPYVPVISNMEDLSNFDKYPEDRKNAPKSKTNKYPEIFAEF from the exons ATGGCACATCAAATGGAGCTGGTGCCTTCTAACGTGGGACAAGCAGCGGAAAGTGAAATGAAGATAATCGCTGTGGAGAAAGCCAACAAAC CCATCAACACCAGGTTCAGTGGCAAGGTCGACTACGACATGGTGCTGGTTGTGTTCAGGGACAGTTTCCTCAAGAAGTGGGACAAAATGACGCCATCGCCCGACACAGGTCTGCAAGGTTTCGACGAGCTGGCCACAATCGGTGCCGGCTCCTTCGGCCGAGTG AAACTGGTGCGCGAAAAGTCGACGGGCAATTACTATGCCGCGAAGTTGGTGTTGAAGGAGATGATCGTGAAGACGAAGCAAGTGCCGCATATATTCAATGAGAAGCGCGTGCTGCTCAGCATAGACTTCCCCTATGTGGTGATGATGGACTTTTGCCGCAAAGACTTTGATCACTTGATCTTCGGCTTGCCCTTCATAAACGGCGGCGAGCTCTTCACCTATCATCGCAA AGTGCGCAAGTTTTCGGAGAAGCAGGCGCGTTTCTATGCCGCACAAATATTTCTTGGTTTGGAGTATCTGCATAACTTGCAATTACTGTATCGCGATTTGAAGCCAGAAAATATATTAATCGATAGAAAGGGTTATCTGAAGATAACGGATTTTGGCTTTGCAAAG CGCGTTGAGACCCGCACTCTGACATTGTGCGGTACGCCCGAGTATCTGGCGCCCGAGTTGATTAAGTCCAAACCCTACTCCACCAGCGTCGACTGGTGGGCGTTTGGCGTGCTGGTTTATGAGTTTGTGGCCGGTAATTCACCCTTCTCCGAGTACAATAGGGATGTGATGATGATGTATGGCAAAATTTGCGACGGCGCCTACAAGATACCAGCTTCCTTTCCGCCCATGTTAAAGGACCTAATTTCAAAACTGCTAGTGGTCGATCCCTCGAAGCG GCTCGGCTGCTTAACGAACGCGCACAAGGACATTAAAAATCACGACTGGTTCAAGGGCGTCGATTGGTATGGACTACTGAACCAACAAATACAACCACCTTATGTGCCGGTGATCTCAAACATGGAAGACCTGTCCAATTTCGACAAATACCCCGAAGATAGAAAGAATGCACCGAAGTCGAAGACAAACAAATATCCCGAAATCTTTGCTGAGTTTTAG